Genomic window (Nitrospirales bacterium LBB_01):
ACCCTGGGTAAGGGCAGGTGTAAACAGCGTTCCCTGCACGGCATCACACTTAACGGCACGTAGAAACTCAAGCTGTTCATTGGTCTCAACGCCCTCAGCAACCACCTTAAGGCCCAGAGTGTGTGCCAGCGCTATTATGGCCTTTGCAATTGAGGCATAGTCGGTATCCACAGTTATGTTATTTATAAATGTTTTGTTTATTTTCAAAGTATCCGCAGGAAATCTCTTAAGGTGGCTTAATGAGGAATAGCCTGTGCCAAAGTTATCAATGGTTATTGAAAATCCGAGATTCTTTAGTTTTTTCAGTATTGATATGGACTGTTCAACGTCTGTCATTGCAGTGTTCTCATCTATCGTGACGTCAAGCAGAGCAGGGTTGGCCCCGGTCTCTTTCAGTATCCTTTGAACGACATCCAAAAGATCACGGTGTCTGAACTGGCTTTCAAGAACTTTTATTGATACTGCTAAGTGGTTAAAACCCATGTCAGCCCACTCTTTACTTACCATACAAACCTGCCTGAACACCATCTTACCCAGAGATAAAATCAACCCGGATTCCTCAGCTATGGGGATAAACTCAAAAGATGGCACATAGCCGGACTCTTTACTTATCCACCGGACTATTACCTCCATCCCCGTAATGTTGCCGCTGTTGATACCAATCTGCGGCTGGTAAAGCACTGAAAACTCATCAGTTTTAAGCGCCTTTCTCAGTCTGTTTTCCAGATTGAGTTTGTGAATGGAGCGCTTGTTCATTGATGGAGAGAAAAACTGATAATCCCCACGCCCATGCTCTTTTACCTGATAGAGGGCAATGTCGGCGTTTTTAAGCAGTGTCACAACATCATCGGTATCGGCCGGGAACACACTTATTCCAATGCTTGCTTCTACAGAGCACTCATGCTGCTTTATAAAAAAGGGCGCCGAAAGCGCTGTGATAATCTTAGCGGCAAGTCGTGATACATCGTCCGATCTCTGGAGGTTTGTCATTATCACTGTAAACTCATCCCCTCCCATTCTGGCAACAGTGTCGGATTTCCTTGTGCAGAGTTCAATTCTGCCGGCAGCCTCTTTTAACAGCAAATCCCCTATGTCATGCCCCAGTGTGTCGTTTATTTTCTTAAACCTATCCAAATCTATGAATAAAAGAGCCAGCATTGTATCATGTCTCCGAGCCTGCTCCATAGCCACACATAACCTGTCATTAAAGAGCATTCGGTTGGGCACATTGGTCAAAATATCGTAGTGTGCCAATTTATGCAGCTTCTCTTCTGTTTCCTTTCTTATCATGGCACTAACGAATATCTCGCTTACCATCTTTATGATGACAATCTCCTCCGGCTGCCACTGCCTGTGTTGAGTTTCAGAGGCAATAGCAATAAACCCCATTTGTCTTTCGCCATATACAAGAGATACGATAATAACAGAGTAAACATTATTAGGTGAAAACTCATTTGCCGCCACCGATGTATCTGTTTTATCATAAAATGTAATTTTACCGATATTTGCTCTGTCTTTAAACCACAGAAGTGTGGCATCGTCCATGAGATTGGAGACAGTCGTATGATGCCATTGATGAATAATGTCGTCATCATCGTTATATACGGCAAGGTATGCGCTCTCGGCATTTAGTGCTTCTGCTAACCGCTCCAGTGATATCTTCATTTCCGGGTAAAGTTCTGAAGAGGGTATGCTTATTAAACCGGCAGATACTGAGGCGGCAAGATTTTCCAGCGTGACTCGGTAACTTAATGTATCCGACAGGGTTTTCATCGTTGTTATGTCCCTTGAAGTAAAGACATAACCAATTACATCTCCGTCATTATTCAATACACAGGATAGTCTTGATTCAAGAAAGATATTCTGAGCGTTTTTTGTTTTTTTATGGACGTAGGAAATTTCACCGTCATCTCTGACCCTTTTTACCGCCTCTGATAATTCATCTGGAATCACAAGCCGGTTATTTTGAAGTTCCGTGAAACTCTTACCTAACGCTTCAGCCTCTGGGCAATCAAAATACCTTGCAGCCATAGGATTATAATAAATTATACGGAAATCAAGATCGCAGGCAACAACTGCCATATCCAGCGAAGAACGCAAAATATCGTCAAGAAAACAGGCTTTTACCATTTTATCAGATATTGGCTTATCTCCCTGTTTATGTTTTTCTTATCAGACATTTGCTCAATTCCCTCCTTTGGTTAAACAGTAAAGAATAATAGCCTGTATGTTAAATCACATTTATTATACATTAATTTAAAAAATAAATGCTTAATGAGTTAACTCTGGCAGAGGGTTTTCTGTCAGCAAATGATATATTTAAAGGACTGGATTCCCGCTCGTAGGCGGGAATGACAAAAGGAGTAGGCGGGAATGACACAGGAGAGTACTCTTCTTTTTTCTGTTATTCCTTTACAGGGGAATCCCCTTTAGGGGAGTGTCATTCCTGCGTAGGCAGGAATCCAGTTTTTTGTTTGCGGAGCTAACTGCATAGGCAATAAAAAAAATAATACTTGACAAAATTAGTAAGGTATTATAAAATTAAATTACTATGTTGAGATTATCGACAAAATGCCAGTACGGCGTAAGAGCTATGTATGAGATAGCGCGTGGGTATCCTGAAAACCCGCTGACCATACGGGTGATTTCAGAGCGTCAGGACGTGTCCGTGCCGTTTTTAGAGCAGATACTTGGAAGGCTGCGTAAGGTTGGACTGATAAAGAGCGTAAAGGGCCCTGGCGGCGGTTATTTATTAACAAAAGGCCCTGAGGATATTACTATAGCGGAGATATTAACCACGTTAGAGGGCCCGTTTGCAATTACACTGTGTGCATCGGCGCACTCTGAAGACCCAGCAAGCTCTAAAGGCTGTATGAAAGCCGACCACTGCGTGATACAACACTTGTGGAGAGCGCTGGGAAGGCAAATAGAAGAGTTTTTACAAACCATAACGCTCATGGATTTAGTCAAGGGTAAGCAGTTTGAGGACTTAATTTTTTCCTGTGATGCAAGTGCTGTAGGTGCGGCGTGTCCACGTGAAGTGCTACGTGCGGGCAGCAGCAAAACCGTTGGGAGCGCACTGGCATGAGTCTAAAATTTGTTGAAAACGTTAAAGCAGATGTAACAAGCGACATCGTATATATGATGTGTCCGATGCACTTGTTGAAGCTGGACGAGCAAATTAAGGAGTTGGAAGATAAGCAGGTGTTGGAACTTTTAACCGACTATGACGGAGCGCTTGAGGATGTGCCGGCATGGTGTGAAAAGACCGGAAATGAGTTTTTGGGTATAGATGAGGAGGCGGATTATTATAAGATTTACATCAGAAAAGCCGACGGCAACTCTGCGTCAGCGCTAAAAGAGGTGAAAAAATGAACAAGAGACTATATTTTGACCATGTGGCTACAAATCCACTCTTACCAGAGGTGTTTGAGGTAATGGAGCCGTACTTTAAGGAGGAGTTTGGAAATCCTCTTAGTATGTACGATTTGGGTTTTAATGCTAAGCAGGGGATAGACAAAGCAAGGGAACAGGTAGGGGCATTAATAAACGCTAAAGCATCGGAGATAATCTTTACGTCATCGGGAGCTGAGGCAAATAACTTTGCAGTTAAAGGATTGGCTACATCAAGACAAAACGATGGCAATCACATAATAATATCAAAAGCCGAACACCATTCGGTGCTTAACACTGCCAGGTCTTTGGAAAAGCAGGGATTTGTGGTGACGTACCTGCCTTTAGATAAACACGGGCTTGTTGATCCGCAGGCCGTAAAGTCGGCAATCAACAAAGACACAGTGCTAATATCGGTCATACATGCTAACTCCGAGGTGGGGACTATTGAACCAATACAGGAAATCGCAGAAATTGCCCGTGAGCGTAAGATAACTTTTCACACCGATGCTGTGGCAACTGTGGGCAACATGGAGGTGGATGTAAAGGCGTTGGGGGTGGATGCAATGAGTATGGCGGCGCATCAGTTTTATGGCCCAAAGGGCGCTGGGGCGCTTTATTTAAGGGGTGGACAGAGGATTTTACCTCTTATCTATGGAGGCATTCAGGAAAACGGAAGACGTGCCGGTACGGAGAATGTGCCTGCAATCGTTGGAATGGGAAAAGCTGCGGAGCTTGCTAAGGAAAAACTGCCTGAGAGGATGGCACACGTTAAAAAATTACGGGACAGGTGCATTGAGGGACTTTCTAAGGTTGAAAAGGTGCACTTAACGGGACATCCAACTCAGAGGCTTCCCGGGCTTGCCAGTTTCGTAGTAGAGTTTATTGAAGGCGAGGGAATGCTGCTTATGCTCCTATCTAAATCAATATACGCAGCAAGCGGCTCGGCATGTACATCAAAGGCTCTAAAAGCCTCTCCCACGCTTGCCTCAATGGGAGTCCCCACAAGCCTTACACACGGCTCAATTGTGTTTTCCTTTGGCATAGATAACACTATAGAGGATGTGGAGAGTTTAATTACGGAGTTTCCTGTCATTATAGGAAAGTTAAGGGCGATGTCTCCTTTTGCTAAGGAGGGTTGGCGCCCTGAGGATATGAAAACAGAGGAAAATTGAGATAACATTTAGAAAAAATGTAAGGGAGGTTTAACATGTATAGCCAAAAATTGATGGATCACTTTACAAATCCAAGAAACGTGGGGGAGATAGCTGACGCCGATGGGGTAGGGATGGAGGGCAATCCAACTTGTGGCGATGCTATGAAACTTTTTATAAAAGTAGAAAATGAAAAAATAGTTGATATAAAATTTCAGACATTTGGCTGTGGAGCGGCTATCGCAGTGTCCAGTATGATAACCGAAATGGCAAAAGGCAAAACGCTTGAAGAAGCGCTCCTGATAACAAAACAGGATGTGGCGGATGCCTTAGATGGGCTGCCGCCCCAGAAAATGCACTGCTCAAACCTCGGCGCCGACGCCCTTAGAAAAGCCATAGAGGACTACCGCCAGCGAGGTAATTAGATTATCAAAATAATAAAGGGAGGGCAAAGCCCTTTCCCTTATTATTTTTGTTTTCTTGAAAACGAATTAGCATTATTAAAAATGCTTATTGAGTTAATTCCGGTAGAGGGGTTTCATGGTTCTAAAAAGGTAGGTTTCTATGTTTTTTAAAGTGGAAAAAAGGACTGGATTCCCGCTCGTAGGCGGGAATGACAAGAGGGGGCTTTCTTTTTTTGTCATTCCTGCGAAGGCAGGAATCCAGTTTTTTTGTTAACGGAGTTAACTGCATAGTCAATTTATTAAATTGTGCCTGTATTGTCTTTGATTTTACAGAAGTGTTATTATAGTCAGATTGTGATGCAGATTAAAATTAGTAAAGTGTTGCTGTGCCATGACAATGGCGATGTCTCTGATATGGCGGCGGGTGTTGCGTTAAGTATAGCAAGGGCATTTAATCTGCCGGTGCTTGGACTTCATGGTTACAATGCGGTTATGCACGAGGGCGCTTTCAGAATTATGGAGCCGACTTTGCCCGCAGAGTACCAGACTGAGGAAATCCTTGCTAAGCAGCGGGAGGTTCACGCAAGCCTTATTCGTGTCGGTATGGAAAAAATATCTCTTTCGTATCTAAAGCCGCTTGAGCCGATATTTAGTGACGCTCAAGTCCCATTTAGCCCCAAAGTGCGCGAAGGGAAAAATTTTAAAGCCCTCCTTGAGCTGATTAATGAGGAGGATTTTGGCAGTCTTGTCATTATCGGAGACTCAGGGTTCAACCACAGTGAGTATGGTTTTGTGGGCAGTGTCTGTACGAGGGTGCTTAGGCAGTGTGATAATAAAAATATCCTAATCGTAAAAAACGATAAGATATTAGAGGGTGCTGAGTTTGTAGTCGGTTTAGACGGCAGCGCATCGGCTGTTTATTCACTTAGAGTTGCCGCAGCGTTGGCTAAGAAATTTAATGCAAAGCTCCATCTCCTATACGTCTTTGACTCAGCCCTCCATAACGATCTCTTTGGGCGCTTAAAAGACACACTAATTAACGACGACGGGTTTAAATTTAATACAAAAGATCAAGAGAAAATTCACGATGAATTTATAGATAAAGGTCTTGCACGGGTTGGACACATGATTCTAAATAAGGCGGAAAAGGATGTGTTTGGCGGCAACGGCGCAACCCATGAAGCTAAACCCGCTCACGGAGCAATGCACGGTTTTGGACTTGTCGGAGACGGCGGGCAAAACGGTAACGGACTTAAGAAATCGGTGCTCTCCGGTCATATATATAAAAAGATATGCGATTATGCCAAAGATGTGGGCGCTGCGTTGGTCTTTACAGGGCGAACCGGACGCCATCACGCTGAGGGAATTGACATCGGCTCGGTTTGTGAAAATGTGGTGCGCTACAGCCCGTGTAACGTTATGGTTACAAGGGCTGAGGATTTCAAGGGTTGGGAACTTTAGATTATAAGCCGTACATTGTCTCATGGAATTTAACGCATGGCTGTAATCTCTCCTGTCCGCACTGCTATATGGACGCAGGTTGCCGCAGTGACGGAGAATTGACAACGGCACAGGCGAAAGGTGTTGTAAATTCGCTTGCTCAAATGAATCCCGCCATGATGATAGTGCTAACTGGTGGAGAGCCTCTCCTTCGGGATGATATCATAGACATCGTGGGATACTGCTCGGATGCAGGGTTTATAACAGTACTTGGCACAAACGGCACTCTGCTTAAGAGAGATAAATTGGCACAGCTGAAGAGTGCTGGTTTACAGGGTATCGGAGTCAGTATTGATTCCATAAAGCCGGAAAGTCATAATGCGTTTCGCAATTTTAAGGGAGCGTGGGAACTTTCCATAGACTGTTTAAAAGCCGCAAAGGAGCTTTCTATCGAGACTCAACTTGATGTCACCCTTACCGATGATAATTACACAGAGATTGGAGATTTCGTTGAGCTTGCGGTAAGTTTAGGTGCAAGAGCGCTAAATTTCTTTTTCCTTGTCTGCACGGGGCGAGCCATGAGGACATTTATTTCGGTTCAAAACTATGACGCTGCCATACAGGAGCTTGTTAAGCGATCTAAGACCGAGACCCGAACGATGGTCAGAGCGCGGTGTGCGCCTCACATTTATCGGGTGCTTCATGAGGATGGCGTAAGACTGCCTGAGGGCACACGCGGCTGTCTTGCAGGACGCTCTTACATGCGCATAGACCCTGTGGGAAATGTGACCCCATGTCCATATATGGAGGACAGTGTTGGAAACGTTAAGGATACAAGCATAGAGCAACTGTGGGCGGAGTCTCAGAAATTGCAAACTATGCGGGACGGCGAGTATGGTGGCAGATGCGGCATATGTGAGTTTACAGAGATATGCGGCGGCTGCAGGGCAAGAGCATTAGCTGAGAAAGGTGACTTTATGGCTGAGGATCCTCTGTGTCTTTATGAACCGCAGGGCAAAGGGAAACTCACGCTTACAGATGAGTCCCAATCTGATATAGAATGGGAAAGTGCCGCTAAACAGAGAATGAATAAGGTACCGGCTTTCATTAGAAAAATGGTTATAGGAGTCATAGAAAAAAAAGCAATTGAAAAGGGTGTTAGCAAAATTACTGAGGCTTTTGTAGAGGAGATAAAATCACGTGATTTTTCCAAAATGCACCGACCGGGATAATTTATGAAAGAACCGCTTAGTACAGGTAAATTGCCAGAGCGTAGTCTTAATTGGCTTGCCTCATCACGACTTAAATTTATAAATGAAATGAGGGATGGAAAATCGCTCAGATATTTTTCAGCCCACCTGCCTGTTATGATTACATGGGTTGAGGGTGGAGAGTCAGAACCTTACACAAAATATCCGGTTAATATGACAGTAAAGGGAATCGGATTAATTCCTAAAACTGGGCAGCTTGAGCATTTTACTAATCTCTTTGAATCAGCCGCAGCAAATACCAAGTCAAGACCGCACATAGAAACCATCAGGGAGCGTGTTGAAGCAGTTGAAGCACTTTATAACGACCCCTCTAATTTTGACCCTGCTTTACTTGGCGGATTAGAAATATTCAGCGGCAAAGCACTTCAAAATGTTAAAAATAACGGCCACACAAGTCTCCTGTATGTAGGGATGGAGGAGTCACCGGCACAACCCATGCAGCACCCGCACAATATGGCTCAACACCCACATGGCATGGGAGGGCATGGCGGCGGCATTTCGTATATCAGTTTTCAGGTTAACGGCTCTATTGAAATACTTGAAAAAGACAATGTTTACTATAGATACCTGCTTGCCTCACGGAAACTGTTTGAGTTTGATAAGTTTCACATCTTTCAGCCGGATTATCCGTTTGGATACCTGATAAAGGTAGAAGAGGTGCATGACAAATCGCCGTGGTCAAGAGCTGCTAAGTAATTATAAGTCAAATTTACTTTGATGAGCTCACTATGAGCATGGAGCATAATCAAAATCATGGCGGGTGCGGTGGTGATAATCAAATTTATAAAGCGGATACTGGCGGGGTTTCAGTTTTTAACGATAGTTCCAACTCCTCGCTCTCTTTATTCTGACGATGCAACAGAAATCGGTAAAAGTTCGGCATGGTTTTCGGTTACAGGGCTATTTATCGGGGTTATGTCGGCTTTAGTTTGGTTTGTCGCTAAGAAATTTCTCCCTGCCGATGTGTCTTGTTTTCTTGTTATTGTGGTAACAATTCTATTAACCGGAGGGCTGCATCTTGACGGCCTATCCGACACGTTTGATGCTATAGCAGCCAGAGGAAAGTCGCAAGAGGAGCGTCTTAACATTATGAAAAGCGGAGTTTCTGGCCCAATTGGAGTAGCTGCAATGATAGTTATAATTTTTCTTAAATATTTGCTTTTAAAAAATCTGACTGCTCAGAGTGCTGTATCACCCTTATATATCCTTACCGTGTTTCCTATTGCAGGGAGGTTTGCTGCCACAGCTTGTCTGTATCTGGGAAAAAGCGCAAAAGAGGAGGGGTTAGGGTTTGTTTTTATTTCAAACACCGGTTTAGTAGAGATTCTTACTTGTGGAGTTCTCACTATATTTATAGCCTCTGGTGCTAATTTCATTTTTAATCATATTAGTGATCCGCTTAATATCATAGGACCGCCTGTTTTAACTCATACCGGCGTGTATATTTTCAGCATGTTTGCCACAGCATTTTTACAAGGAAAATTTGGCGGAATAACCGGTGACCATGCTGGGGCTATAATAGAGGGCGGCGAAATTATTTTCCTTTTAGCGTACAGTTGTTGAAATGCGGCTATATTTAGTGCTATGATTGCGCTCTGATACGATGGCAACGAGAGTTTATTTGTTAAGACACGGAAAGACTGTTGGCTCCGATACGCTCAGGTATAAGGGGCAAACTGATGTGCCGCTATCTGATGAGGGCATTGCTCAGGCAGAAAAAGCGGCTCAATTTATCAGCAGTCACGTGTCATGCAACAGCGCACAACCTGCGATAGATGCCCTCTACTCATCAGACCTGTCCCGATGTGTAAAAACAGCAGAGATTGTAGGTGCGTCGTTTAATCTTACTCCTATAACAATCCCCGAATTTCGCGAAAGACACTTCGGTCAGTGGGAGGGTATGAGCTTTGATGAGATTAACGAAAAGTATCCGGAGGATTTCACCAATTGGGCGAAAAATCCGCTTAAATTTAGCCCAATTGGTGGAGAGAGCACGGAGGATGTCAGTAAGCGCACAATGCCCACACTTAAAAAACTCATCAAACGACACCTTGATAAAACCATAGCGATTGTTGCCCATGGCGGTACAAACAGAGTCATACTGTGTAATTTGCTAAAAATCCCGCTTCGGCATATTTTTCGTCTGGAACAGGATTTTGCTTGCATCAATATTATAGACATCCATGAAAACTATCCGGTGGTACTCTTACTAAACCACACACAGAGGTAACTGAGAATTGGCAGCGGCTATAATGGTTCAGGGAACAGGCTCAGGGGCCGGTAAGTCACTGATTGTGGCGGCACTGTGCAGACTGTTTAAAAATGCCGGATACAGCGTAGCGCCGTTTAAATCCCAAAACATGGCATTAAATTCCTACGTAACGATTGAAAGCGGTGAAATTGGACGTGCTCAGGCGCTTCAGGCTGAAGCTGCCGGAATTCCACCCTCAATTTACCATAATCCCATACTGTTAAAATCTGAGGGCTCATCAGGTTCTCAGGTGGTAGTGATGGGAAAGCCGTTTAAGACTATGACTGCCTCCGACTATTATAAAAACAAGGAGCTTTTTTGGCCATATGTAGTGAGTGCGTGGGAGGAGTTAAACAACCGGTACGAAATCATTGTCATAGAGGGCGCTGGAAGTCCAGCTGAGATTAACCTAACAGAGCAGGAGATTGTCAACATGGCGGTGGCAAGACTGACCTCAGCGCCGGTCTTACTTGTAGGGGACATTGACAAGGGCGGCGTGTTTGCATCTTTGTACGGCACTGCAGCGCTTCTTAAAGAAGATGTAAAGTTAATAAAGGGTTTTGTAATTAACAAGTTTCGCGGCGACGTCAATATTCTCATTCCGGGAAACGTTATGATTACTGACCTGACAGGTATTCCGGTTATCGGAGTGATACCGTATGTGTCCGGTATTGGGCTTGAAGAGGAGGATAGTTTAGCTCTCGGCAGCCATTTTGAATCAGGTGATAGAACTGGAACGGGCGTAAAAATAACGGTTCTGCGGCTTAATTACATATCTAACTTTACGGATTTTCATGCGCTTTCCTGTGAGCCCGGTGTTGAGCTTGTCTATAGTCTAAGAGACAATGACATCTTAAATTCTGATTTGGTCATAATCCCGGGAACCAAAAACACTGTGAAGGATTTACTGTTTCTTAAAGAGACAGGTGTTTCAGGCGTATTACAAAGGGCTGTGACACAAGGAATCCCACTTATGGGGATGTGTGGCGGGTATCAGATGCTTGGAAAAGTGATAAGCGACCCTGATATGATAGAAAGCCGACACAGAGAGGTCAGAGGACTTGGATTTTTGGACGCTGAGACGGTATTTGAGTCTTCAAAGGTAACGCTTCGTGTCACGGCCAAAAAAACAGGCGGCATCCCGTTTATAGACGGAGAGTTTGACAATCTGGATTGCTATGAAATTCACATGGGGCAAACCAAAGGCGGGAGCATTTTTAAGGTGAGGGTAGGGGACGAAACTTACATGGATGGAGAGTCAAAGGGAGGTGTGTGGGGAACATATCTTCACGGGATATTTGACAACGATACATTTCGGGCAGCCCTGCTTGATGGTCTAAGAGCAAAGCGCGGTCTAAAACAAACCAGCACAGGCATAAATTATATTAAACTCCGTAACGACGCAATAGAGTGCTGGAGCGCCACTGTCGCTAAATCTTTGGATATGGATTTAATATATTCGCTGCTGATAAGTTAAAAAGTATTGCGGTGGTACTGAGAGCCACCGAAGGGATTCGAACCCCCGACCGGCTGATTACAAATCAGCTGCTCTACCGAACTGAGCTACGGTGGCTTAGCGCTTATAGTGTATCATGTTATCGTTTAGTTTTTAAATACCCCTTTTAAGATTTCCTGTCAATTTTTTATGAGCAGGTCATAAGCCGGATTCTGTTTTATATGGTCATTCATCTAAGCTCTACGGTTGCCCGTCCACTTC
Coding sequences:
- a CDS encoding EAL domain-containing protein — its product is MVKACFLDDILRSSLDMAVVACDLDFRIIYYNPMAARYFDCPEAEALGKSFTELQNNRLVIPDELSEAVKRVRDDGEISYVHKKTKNAQNIFLESRLSCVLNNDGDVIGYVFTSRDITTMKTLSDTLSYRVTLENLAASVSAGLISIPSSELYPEMKISLERLAEALNAESAYLAVYNDDDDIIHQWHHTTVSNLMDDATLLWFKDRANIGKITFYDKTDTSVAANEFSPNNVYSVIIVSLVYGERQMGFIAIASETQHRQWQPEEIVIIKMVSEIFVSAMIRKETEEKLHKLAHYDILTNVPNRMLFNDRLCVAMEQARRHDTMLALLFIDLDRFKKINDTLGHDIGDLLLKEAAGRIELCTRKSDTVARMGGDEFTVIMTNLQRSDDVSRLAAKIITALSAPFFIKQHECSVEASIGISVFPADTDDVVTLLKNADIALYQVKEHGRGDYQFFSPSMNKRSIHKLNLENRLRKALKTDEFSVLYQPQIGINSGNITGMEVIVRWISKESGYVPSFEFIPIAEESGLILSLGKMVFRQVCMVSKEWADMGFNHLAVSIKVLESQFRHRDLLDVVQRILKETGANPALLDVTIDENTAMTDVEQSISILKKLKNLGFSITIDNFGTGYSSLSHLKRFPADTLKINKTFINNITVDTDYASIAKAIIALAHTLGLKVVAEGVETNEQLEFLRAVKCDAVQGTLFTPALTQGDVLHILNDEAHFKVRS
- a CDS encoding RrF2 family transcriptional regulator, whose protein sequence is MLRLSTKCQYGVRAMYEIARGYPENPLTIRVISERQDVSVPFLEQILGRLRKVGLIKSVKGPGGGYLLTKGPEDITIAEILTTLEGPFAITLCASAHSEDPASSKGCMKADHCVIQHLWRALGRQIEEFLQTITLMDLVKGKQFEDLIFSCDASAVGAACPREVLRAGSSKTVGSALA
- a CDS encoding sulfurtransferase TusA family protein is translated as MMCPMHLLKLDEQIKELEDKQVLELLTDYDGALEDVPAWCEKTGNEFLGIDEEADYYKIYIRKADGNSASALKEVKK
- a CDS encoding cysteine desulfurase, which produces MNKRLYFDHVATNPLLPEVFEVMEPYFKEEFGNPLSMYDLGFNAKQGIDKAREQVGALINAKASEIIFTSSGAEANNFAVKGLATSRQNDGNHIIISKAEHHSVLNTARSLEKQGFVVTYLPLDKHGLVDPQAVKSAINKDTVLISVIHANSEVGTIEPIQEIAEIARERKITFHTDAVATVGNMEVDVKALGVDAMSMAAHQFYGPKGAGALYLRGGQRILPLIYGGIQENGRRAGTENVPAIVGMGKAAELAKEKLPERMAHVKKLRDRCIEGLSKVEKVHLTGHPTQRLPGLASFVVEFIEGEGMLLMLLSKSIYAASGSACTSKALKASPTLASMGVPTSLTHGSIVFSFGIDNTIEDVESLITEFPVIIGKLRAMSPFAKEGWRPEDMKTEEN
- the nifU gene encoding Fe-S cluster assembly scaffold protein NifU, which encodes MYSQKLMDHFTNPRNVGEIADADGVGMEGNPTCGDAMKLFIKVENEKIVDIKFQTFGCGAAIAVSSMITEMAKGKTLEEALLITKQDVADALDGLPPQKMHCSNLGADALRKAIEDYRQRGN
- a CDS encoding universal stress protein; amino-acid sequence: MQIKISKVLLCHDNGDVSDMAAGVALSIARAFNLPVLGLHGYNAVMHEGAFRIMEPTLPAEYQTEEILAKQREVHASLIRVGMEKISLSYLKPLEPIFSDAQVPFSPKVREGKNFKALLELINEEDFGSLVIIGDSGFNHSEYGFVGSVCTRVLRQCDNKNILIVKNDKILEGAEFVVGLDGSASAVYSLRVAAALAKKFNAKLHLLYVFDSALHNDLFGRLKDTLINDDGFKFNTKDQEKIHDEFIDKGLARVGHMILNKAEKDVFGGNGATHEAKPAHGAMHGFGLVGDGGQNGNGLKKSVLSGHIYKKICDYAKDVGAALVFTGRTGRHHAEGIDIGSVCENVVRYSPCNVMVTRAEDFKGWEL
- a CDS encoding radical SAM protein, translated to MGTLDYKPYIVSWNLTHGCNLSCPHCYMDAGCRSDGELTTAQAKGVVNSLAQMNPAMMIVLTGGEPLLRDDIIDIVGYCSDAGFITVLGTNGTLLKRDKLAQLKSAGLQGIGVSIDSIKPESHNAFRNFKGAWELSIDCLKAAKELSIETQLDVTLTDDNYTEIGDFVELAVSLGARALNFFFLVCTGRAMRTFISVQNYDAAIQELVKRSKTETRTMVRARCAPHIYRVLHEDGVRLPEGTRGCLAGRSYMRIDPVGNVTPCPYMEDSVGNVKDTSIEQLWAESQKLQTMRDGEYGGRCGICEFTEICGGCRARALAEKGDFMAEDPLCLYEPQGKGKLTLTDESQSDIEWESAAKQRMNKVPAFIRKMVIGVIEKKAIEKGVSKITEAFVEEIKSRDFSKMHRPG
- a CDS encoding adenosylcobinamide-GDP ribazoletransferase, with translation MAGAVVIIKFIKRILAGFQFLTIVPTPRSLYSDDATEIGKSSAWFSVTGLFIGVMSALVWFVAKKFLPADVSCFLVIVVTILLTGGLHLDGLSDTFDAIAARGKSQEERLNIMKSGVSGPIGVAAMIVIIFLKYLLLKNLTAQSAVSPLYILTVFPIAGRFAATACLYLGKSAKEEGLGFVFISNTGLVEILTCGVLTIFIASGANFIFNHISDPLNIIGPPVLTHTGVYIFSMFATAFLQGKFGGITGDHAGAIIEGGEIIFLLAYSC
- the cobC gene encoding alpha-ribazole phosphatase, which produces MATRVYLLRHGKTVGSDTLRYKGQTDVPLSDEGIAQAEKAAQFISSHVSCNSAQPAIDALYSSDLSRCVKTAEIVGASFNLTPITIPEFRERHFGQWEGMSFDEINEKYPEDFTNWAKNPLKFSPIGGESTEDVSKRTMPTLKKLIKRHLDKTIAIVAHGGTNRVILCNLLKIPLRHIFRLEQDFACINIIDIHENYPVVLLLNHTQR
- a CDS encoding cobyric acid synthase, with translation MAAAIMVQGTGSGAGKSLIVAALCRLFKNAGYSVAPFKSQNMALNSYVTIESGEIGRAQALQAEAAGIPPSIYHNPILLKSEGSSGSQVVVMGKPFKTMTASDYYKNKELFWPYVVSAWEELNNRYEIIVIEGAGSPAEINLTEQEIVNMAVARLTSAPVLLVGDIDKGGVFASLYGTAALLKEDVKLIKGFVINKFRGDVNILIPGNVMITDLTGIPVIGVIPYVSGIGLEEEDSLALGSHFESGDRTGTGVKITVLRLNYISNFTDFHALSCEPGVELVYSLRDNDILNSDLVIIPGTKNTVKDLLFLKETGVSGVLQRAVTQGIPLMGMCGGYQMLGKVISDPDMIESRHREVRGLGFLDAETVFESSKVTLRVTAKKTGGIPFIDGEFDNLDCYEIHMGQTKGGSIFKVRVGDETYMDGESKGGVWGTYLHGIFDNDTFRAALLDGLRAKRGLKQTSTGINYIKLRNDAIECWSATVAKSLDMDLIYSLLIS